A region of candidate division KSB1 bacterium DNA encodes the following proteins:
- a CDS encoding dihydroorotase: MHNVENILFKGGMVYDSTLREFKASDLLIENDIIQKIGQIQALGTNLEVIDVSGKIITPGLIDMHVHLREPGREDEETIISGCQSAMAGGFTAVCCMPNTNPALHHRSQIEFVKNRAKDLLVDVFPIGAVTKDRAGKELTEMGDMLDAGAVAFSDDGETVETAEMMRYALEYSKMFSVTIIDHCEDQSLVRDKVMNESKISTLLGLPSAPTVAEDIIVARDIMLAEFTGGHVHIAHISSGKSVELVREAKKKGIQVTAEVCTHHFVLTDEAIRAFDSNLRVNPPIRTEKDVEKIIEGLKDGTIDAIVTDHAPHSIEEKDVEFSAAAPGMIGLETSVGLVMKFLVTEGHLSLVDIVEKMAINPRRILKLPVPEIKEGEKANISILDQNLEWKVDKSTFKSNSRNTPFDNWTLIGKAFGVYNHGIWCCEM; encoded by the coding sequence ATGCATAATGTTGAAAATATTCTGTTTAAGGGAGGAATGGTTTATGATTCAACCTTAAGAGAATTTAAAGCATCAGATTTATTGATTGAAAATGACATTATCCAAAAAATTGGACAGATCCAAGCTTTAGGTACAAATCTTGAAGTCATAGATGTCAGTGGAAAGATCATCACACCTGGCTTAATTGATATGCATGTTCACCTTCGAGAACCCGGTAGGGAAGATGAGGAGACGATTATTTCCGGTTGTCAGTCGGCGATGGCCGGAGGATTTACGGCAGTTTGCTGCATGCCCAATACCAACCCTGCTTTACACCACCGTAGTCAAATTGAATTTGTGAAAAACCGTGCAAAAGATTTGTTGGTAGATGTTTTTCCAATTGGAGCTGTTACGAAGGATCGCGCCGGAAAAGAACTTACGGAAATGGGGGATATGTTAGACGCAGGAGCCGTAGCATTTTCAGATGACGGCGAAACGGTGGAAACTGCTGAAATGATGCGATATGCTTTGGAATATAGCAAAATGTTCAGCGTCACGATTATCGATCATTGTGAGGATCAATCACTCGTACGTGATAAAGTAATGAATGAAAGTAAAATTTCAACGTTATTGGGCCTTCCAAGCGCTCCAACTGTTGCTGAGGATATTATTGTTGCTCGCGATATTATGCTGGCTGAATTTACCGGAGGCCATGTTCATATTGCTCATATATCAAGTGGCAAGTCAGTAGAACTGGTCCGGGAAGCAAAAAAAAAGGGCATTCAGGTAACTGCCGAGGTTTGCACGCATCATTTTGTTTTGACCGATGAAGCAATCCGGGCTTTTGATTCAAATCTACGTGTGAATCCTCCGATCCGAACTGAGAAAGATGTTGAAAAAATTATTGAAGGATTAAAGGACGGCACAATCGATGCCATTGTAACGGATCATGCGCCTCATTCAATCGAAGAAAAAGACGTTGAATTTTCTGCTGCAGCTCCTGGTATGATTGGTTTGGAAACTTCAGTTGGTTTAGTGATGAAGTTTTTGGTTACAGAAGGACATCTTTCACTGGTGGATATTGTTGAAAAAATGGCTATTAATCCCAGGCGAATTTTGAAATTACCGGTTCCTGAAATAAAAGAAGGAGAAAAAGCGAATATCTCCATTCTGGATCAAAATTTAGAGTGGAAGGTGGATAAATCTACATTTAAATCAAATTCCCGAAATACTCCATTCGATAATTGGACTTTAATTGGAAAAGCTTTTGGAGTCTACAATCATGGGATATGGTGCTGTGAAATGTAA
- a CDS encoding arginine decarboxylase, pyruvoyl-dependent, whose amino-acid sequence MFTVPKEIFLTRGVGRHKEKLASFELALRKAEIAEFNLIRVSSIFPPGCHVISKRFGLSKLTPGQIVPCVMSQSETNEPRRLMAASIGLAIPKEKNQYGYLSEHHSFGENDDTSGNYAEDLAAEMLATILGVHFDPDKSWDEKREQWKISGKIVRTRNITQTALGDKSRLWTTVVAAAILIV is encoded by the coding sequence TTGTTTACGGTTCCTAAGGAAATATTTTTAACACGTGGAGTTGGTCGTCATAAGGAAAAGCTTGCTAGTTTTGAGTTGGCCCTCCGAAAAGCCGAAATTGCCGAGTTTAATTTAATCCGAGTTTCAAGTATCTTTCCACCTGGCTGTCATGTAATATCAAAAAGATTTGGACTTAGCAAATTAACTCCAGGTCAGATTGTCCCTTGTGTTATGAGTCAGAGTGAAACCAACGAACCTCGTCGATTGATGGCAGCATCGATTGGTCTTGCTATACCAAAAGAAAAAAATCAATATGGCTATTTATCCGAACACCATAGTTTTGGTGAAAATGATGATACTTCCGGTAATTATGCAGAAGACTTAGCTGCTGAAATGCTCGCCACAATTTTGGGAGTGCATTTTGACCCGGATAAAAGTTGGGATGAAAAAAGAGAACAGTGGAAGATTAGTGGAAAAATTGTCAGAACCCGAAATATTACTCAAACTGCCCTGGGTGATAAAAGCCGGCTTTGGACTACTGTCGTTGCAGCTGCGATTTTGATCGTATAA